In a single window of the Candidatus Omnitrophota bacterium genome:
- a CDS encoding TrkH family potassium uptake protein — protein sequence MNTKFIISAIGKLLQVLALILLIPAGIAFFEISPKSIPQVLIDPRLAGFLIAIISSAITGLVLRFFGSGEIVGNGIRDGFAIVTFSWIILTFFGSIPLVIYFLSQGDTVNLSSLIRAFTDSYFEIMSGFTTTGATIINDVEVIPRGILFWRSLTHWLGGMGIVTLALAILPAFGIASYQMFRGEVPGPTAERLRPRLAQTAKILWGAYAVLTLAEVILLRFGGMTMFDSFCHAFGTMATGGFSTKNASIGYYNSSYIDWVVLVFMFLAGMNFVIHYQVLFTRKLDLVKNNREFHFYAGVLVTAIILASVVLKMGGVSSPEQIRMSYRHEPLSASELIEKVDTEKAKIRTPYDTVRHAAFQVVSITTTTGYTTADSDIWPNFIRFMLVVLMFFGGCAGSTGGGIKMVRIMIFLKTALREIKTIIQPRIIAPIKIAGKAIEDKQIMNILGFIALFLGCFVIFSAMMCYLIKDLTTAFVSVVATMCNIGPGLSAVGATENYAWIPIPGKWILVACMLLGRLEIYTVLIAFSPISWRK from the coding sequence ATGAACACGAAATTCATAATATCCGCAATAGGCAAACTGCTCCAAGTGCTTGCGCTCATACTGCTTATTCCTGCAGGCATAGCTTTTTTCGAGATATCCCCCAAAAGTATTCCGCAAGTACTCATCGATCCTCGTCTTGCGGGATTCCTGATAGCTATTATATCCTCGGCCATTACCGGTCTGGTGCTCAGGTTCTTCGGCAGCGGCGAGATCGTAGGCAACGGTATCCGTGACGGTTTCGCGATCGTAACTTTCAGCTGGATCATCCTTACTTTCTTCGGTTCCATACCGCTGGTCATATATTTTCTTTCGCAGGGAGATACGGTGAATCTTTCCAGTCTTATCCGGGCTTTCACCGATTCATATTTCGAGATAATGAGCGGTTTCACCACAACCGGAGCTACTATTATCAACGATGTGGAGGTCATACCCCGGGGCATACTCTTCTGGCGCAGTCTGACACACTGGCTGGGAGGAATGGGGATAGTGACGCTCGCCCTGGCGATACTTCCTGCTTTCGGTATCGCGAGTTACCAGATGTTCCGCGGTGAAGTGCCTGGACCAACGGCTGAAAGGCTGAGGCCCAGACTCGCCCAAACGGCAAAGATATTATGGGGTGCTTATGCGGTTCTGACGCTTGCCGAGGTCATCCTTCTCAGGTTCGGGGGGATGACCATGTTCGACTCCTTCTGCCACGCCTTCGGCACCATGGCTACCGGGGGGTTTTCAACGAAGAATGCATCCATCGGATACTACAATTCAAGCTATATAGACTGGGTTGTCCTAGTGTTCATGTTCCTTGCAGGAATGAACTTCGTTATACACTACCAGGTACTTTTTACGCGTAAATTGGATCTGGTTAAAAATAACCGGGAATTCCACTTCTATGCAGGCGTGCTTGTCACCGCGATCATCCTTGCATCGGTAGTTCTAAAAATGGGCGGCGTTTCTTCGCCGGAACAGATCAGGATGAGTTACCGGCATGAACCGCTTTCGGCCAGCGAGCTCATTGAGAAGGTAGACACAGAAAAGGCTAAGATACGCACCCCGTACGACACCGTGCGTCACGCCGCTTTCCAGGTGGTATCCATTACGACCACCACCGGTTATACGACGGCTGATTCTGATATATGGCCGAACTTCATTCGCTTCATGCTGGTCGTTCTCATGTTCTTCGGCGGGTGCGCCGGCTCGACGGGCGGCGGGATTAAAATGGTGAGGATAATGATATTTCTCAAAACTGCCCTGCGCGAAATAAAGACGATCATCCAGCCCAGGATCATAGCTCCGATAAAGATCGCCGGCAAAGCCATAGAAGATAAACAGATAATGAATATTCTGGGGTTTATCGCGCTTTTTCTGGGATGTTTTGTGATATTTTCCGCAATGATGTGCTATCTTATAAAGGATCTTACTACAGCTTTTGTTTCTGTAGTGGCGACCATGTGTAACATAGGCCCGGGACTTTCGGCGGTAGGCGCAACGGAAAACTACGCATGGATACCCATACCCGGCAAATGGATACTTGTCGCATGCATGCTCCTGGGCAGACTGGAGATATATACCGTTCTTATAGCTTTTTCACCGATATCCTGGCGAAAATGA